The Triticum dicoccoides isolate Atlit2015 ecotype Zavitan chromosome 6A, WEW_v2.0, whole genome shotgun sequence genome has a window encoding:
- the LOC119316133 gene encoding CLIP-associated protein-like produces the protein MASSAAAARLRELAPGPGAGISATEAAALAECCAGLLGCGDAGAACSALDALCAAGGDAMRRHVDELTPLVVGRLGDGDAAVREASRRFLVLLMEMKEMNARSENIETGSSIPDVHRTSCTTTEAESFGTNQVKKSSKQRISTRDMSLLAGEEDITRKSVEPIKVFSEKDLIKEMGKVMSTLQPDNEWLIRITAMQRVEGIVLGGAADYSAFPTLLKQLVAPLITQLLDRRSSVVKQACHLLIFLSKELLRDFEPCAELLIPALLKNVVITVLVIAESADNCIKEMLRNCKVARILPRIIEFAKNDRSAVLRGRCCEYAILMLEYWVDTPELQRSANLYEELIKCCIGDATSEVRSGARACYRIFSRIWPERSHQLFSSFEPSRQKMIIDDDAETHQKQLSPIEGIKLEQPQFVPCIPTVMDKVVMVDSQTSLSSGDLQSALAKISLQHSHMTPQVPAEDSKDGLAIGSSFEDMSTLEEERIPVPDPDERVSGISSSSRDFPSATPFEPTPDILLSEATVIATFQDKAECRPEVEHTTSCKVQAPGDPSEMLSRTPASPEESGNLLNQRPTKSSSNGISGGTLRTQQEERPCVRTPRKSVVPKQSPNNHTPNFRRPLLSKVMTNWFYASTRGDLDGKQLIIGEMANSMDVPSSLTGALSLGLNPKSDWMMRVYAFNFLRQHLQERGPKGIQEVAQNFEKVMRLVSQYLDDPHHKVAHAALSSLAEIVPVFKKPFEHYLDKMLPHVFSRLNDPKESTKQQCLAVLKLAGESYSIDSLLPALLRSLDEQKSPKSKLAILDFAKASFVKCTVNSDIYSGSSFLKPWLGKLTLLFKDRNKKLKEAAVVGLSSVYCHYDPETMLSFIVTLSMEEQKQLTRAIKQLIPMIGSDLEEFLQQRRHKQKVSSFDRFAATDPHPRSYVGRQHKSQEHDTYQSSDVRGDQVFSSAFQYLPSTHLEVFGRRTTKVQSELGSESYGHRAETMGKKFSPARRSKDMMMNGSQSHETSISKMHHQNSHQMSSSILVMLDDPDESTRELALSLLVGILEKQERALENCFETLVVKLLHATKDAALKVVNLAHICLTTVVTQFDPLRCLRAIASQLVSHDEKILIVSINSLSKLVMRLSHDDLMTHLSTFLPAVLDAFENHSPYVRKAILLCLVDTFLKLGPAVAPHLERLGGPQLLQLVVTTSASRLSRAGV, from the exons ATGGCGTCCTCCGCTGCGGCGGCGAGGCTGCGGGAGCTAGCGCCCGGGCCGGGTGCGGGGATCTCAGCAACCGAAGCCGCCGCCCTCGCCGAGTGCTGCGCGGGCCTCCTCGGCTGCGGAGACGCCGGGGCAGCGTGCTCGGCGCTCGACGCGCTGTGCGCCGCTGGAGGGGACGCGATGCGGCGCCACGTCGACGAGCTCACGCCGCTGGTCGTCGGGCGGCTCGGGGACGGCGACGCGGCCGTGCGGGAGGCCTCCAGGAGGTTCCTCGTGCTGCTCATGGAG ATGAAGGAGATGAATGCAAGGTCAGAAAATATAGAAACAGGTTCTAGCATACCAGATGTCCACCGCACTAGTTGTACAACAACCGAAGCTGAATCTTTTGGTACCAATCAAGTAAAGAAAAGTTCGAAACAAAGGATCAGCACAAGAGATATGTCCCTTCTAGCAG GGGAAGAAGATATTACAAGGAAATCAGTTGAACCTATAAAAGTATTCTCTGAAAAAGATCTGATAAAGGAAATGGGAAAAGTAATGTCTACTTTACAGCCAGATAATGAGTGGTTAATCCGGATAACTGCGATGCAAAGAGTTGAAGGCATAGTTCTTGGAG GTGCCGCGGATTATTCAGCCTTCCCCACGCTTCTAAAGCAACTCGTGGCCCCTCTTATAACCCAGCTTCTGGACAGGAGATCTAGTGTTGTAAAGCAG GCATGCCATTTGCTAATTTTCCTATCAAAGGAGCTACTGCGTGACTTCGAACCATGTGCTGAATTGCTTATTCCG GCCCTTCTTAAGAATGTCGTGATCACCGTTCTTGTAATTGCCGAGTCGGCTGATAATTGTATAAAAGAG ATGCTACGAAACTGCAAAGTAGCTCGCATTCTACCAAGAATTATTGAATTCGCAAAAAATGACAGAAGCGCAGTTCTTCGTGGCAG GTGTTGTGAGTATGCAATACTGATGCTAGAGTATTGGGTTGATACTCCCGAACTACAGAGATCAGCGAATCTGTATGAAGAACTCATAAAGTGTTGCATAGGAGATGCAACTAGTGAG GTTCGATCGGGTGCTAGGGCATGCTACAGGATATTCTCCAGAATTTGGCCGGAACGTTCTCATCAGCTCTTCTCATCATTTGAACCATCCAGGCAGAAA ATGATAATTGATGATGATGCTGAGACACATCAAAAGCAGTTGTCTCCAATAGAAGGAATTAAGCTCGAGCAACCTCAGTTTGTTCCTTGCATTCCAACTGTAATGGACAAGGTTGTCATGGTTGATTCTCAGACATCACTTTCTTCTGGAGACCTGCAATCAGCGCTGGCGAAAATATCTCTTCAGCATTCTCATATGACCCCTCAAGTTCCAGCGGAAGATAGTAAAGATGGTTTAGCTATTGGAAGCTCATTTGAGGATATGAGCACATTAGAAGAAGAAAGAATTCCAGTTCCAGACCCTGATGAACGCGTTTCAG GTATCAGTTCATCATCCCGTGATTTTCCTTCTGCCACTCCATTTGAACCAACTCCAGACATTTTATTGTCAGAAGCAACTGTCATAGCAACTTTCCAAGACAAGGCCGAGTGCAGGCCGGAGGTTGAACATACAACCTCTTGTAAAGTTCAAGCACCAGGGGATCCTTCTGAGATGTTGAGCCGCACTCCTGCTAGTCCGGAGGAGTCAGGAAACTTGCTAAACCAAAGGCCCACTAAATCCAGCTCTAATGGAATATCAGGTGGAACATTAAGGACCCAACAAGAAGAGAGGCCTTGTGTCAGAACTCCTCGTAAGAGTGTAGTTCCGAAGCAGTCACCGAATAACCACACTCCTAACTTCCGGCGACCTCTCCTGAGTAAGGTGATGACAAACTGGTTCTATGCCAGTACAAGAGGTGATTTAGATGGTAAACAGCTAATTATTGGTGAAATGGCCAATAGCATGGATGTGCCCTCATCTCTCACTGGGGCACTTTCTTTAGGCCTTAACCCCAAGTCAGATTGGATGATGAGGGTATATGCATTCAATTTCTTGCGCCAACACTTGCAAGAGCGAGGACCAAAAGGCATTCAGGAGGTTGCACAAAATTTTGAGAAGGTTATGAGGCTTGTTAGTCAGTATTTGGATGATCCACACCATAAAGTGGCACATGCTGCTCTCTCATCACTTGCTGAGATCGTGCCGGTTTTCAAGAAGCCTTTTGAACATTATCTGGACAAGATGTTGCCCCATGTTTTCTCTCGATTAAATGATCCAAAGGAGTCAACCAAGCAGCAGTGCTTAGCAGTTTTGAAACTTGCAGGTGAGAGTTACTCCATTGATTCTCTCTTACCTGCTCTGCTTCGTTCGCTAGACGAGCAAAAATCCCCCAAGTCAAAGCTTGCAATTCTTGACtttgcaaaggcctcttttgtgaaaTGCACAGTTAATTCTGACATCTATTCTGGTAGCAGTTTTCTTAAGCCGTGGCTTGGGAAGCTAACTCTTCTGTTTAAGGATAGAAACAAGAAGCTAAAAGAGGCTGCCGTGGTTGGTTTATCTTCAGTCTATTGTCATTATGATCCGGAAACCATGTTAAGCTTTATAGTTACCTTGTCAATGGAAGAACAGAAGCAACTTACGCGGGCAATAAAGCAGTTAATCCCTATGATAGGGAGCGACCTGGAAGAGTTCTTGCAGCAAAGGAGACATAAACAGAAAGTGTCGTCTTTTGATCGCTTTGCTGCTACAGATCCTCATCCCAGAAGTTATGTCGGAAGGCAACATAAATCCCAGGAGCATGACACATATCAATCCAGTGATGTCAGAGGTGATCAAGTATTTAGCTCGGCATTTCAGTATCTCCCGAGCACTCACTTGGAAGTCTTTGGGCGTCGTACCACGAAGGTTCAATCTGAATTGGGTAGTGAATCTTATGGTCACAGAGCTGAAACGATGGGTAAAAAGTTTAGTCCTGCAAGGCGAAGCAAGGATATGATGATGAATGGTAGTCAGAGCCACGAGACAAGCATTTCCAAGATGCATCATCAG AATTCACATCAGATGTCCTCTTCTATTCTTGTGATGCTTGATGACCCGGATGAATCCACCAGAGAGCTTGCACTTTCTCTATTGGTTGGAATTCTTGAAAAACAA GAAAGGGCCCTGGAGAATTGTTTCGAGACTCTTGTAGTTAAATTGCTGCATGCAACCAAAGATGCTGCCTTGAAG GTAGTAAATCTGGCACATATCTGTCTGACAACCGTGGTTACTCAATTTGATCCACTGCGATGCCTTCGG GCAATTGCTTCTCAATTGGTCTCCCACGATGAGAAAATCCTTATTGTCAGCATCAACAGTCTGAGCAAG CTTGTGATGCGGCTGTCACACGACGACCTCATGACTCATCTGTCAACATTCCTACCTGCGGTCTTGGACGCCTTCGAAAACCACAGTCCATATGTTCGCAAG gCTATTTTGTTGTGCCTGGTGGATACGTTCCTGAAGCTGGGGCCGGCGGTGGCGCCGCACCTGGAGCGGCTGGGCGGCCCGCAGCTGCTGCAGCTCGTGGTCACCACATCGGCGAGCAGACTGTCCAGGGCGGGCGTCTGA